A window of Heliangelus exortis chromosome 15, bHelExo1.hap1, whole genome shotgun sequence genomic DNA:
CCCGGCggcctcctctcccctctccacCTTCTGTACTCTCACTCACCTCCCTCAGAGTGCTCCGAGAGCTGGGATGAGTCCAGGCTGTCAGCCCGTGCCCGTTCCCCACCAATGGGagagagcagctgctccagccgCCGCTGCAGGCTCCGCTGCCGGTCCCGCAGCCGGTCCTTGGCCTTCCGtgccctcagctcctgctcctccagcctctgcagAGATCCGGTGAGCCAGGACTGGGGCGGCTTTCGCTGCTCGGGGTACTGCAGCCGGGACCCCGAGCCCAGAGGACCCGAAGCAGCCAAAGGGCCGCCCCGCTCACCTGTATATGAAGCCGGGCACGGTGCAGGAGGCTCAGCGTGGTGGGACGGGCCGGCCCGCCGCCCACCGGCACCTGCTGCTTCAGCCGCTCCAGGCAGCAGCGGAGTTGGGCTCTCCTGCGACCGGGAGGGGCGGGAGGGGGCACACAGCGGTCAGCCCCGGACAcgcttccccctcccttccccgcAGCTCCCCCCGGGTACCTGTGCTTCTCCAGCGCGTTGTGCACCGACCTACGGGAGAACCCCCGCGGTGATCAGCACCGGTGCTACCGGTCCCATCCCCGGACCCCAGCCCCGCCGCTCACCTGTCGCTGCCCACGGTTCGGCGGGACCGCGCAGGGCAGAGCGAAGCGTAGCCGTGCTCGGCCTCAGCCAGGCCCGGCGGGTAGCGGGTACCGGGCGGGTACCGGGGCTCCAGCCGCTCCAGGAACTCGGCcgcctgcagcagcacctggatGCTGGTGGCCGCCGGTTCCATGGCGGGCGGTAGCGGGGACCCCCGCCCACCGACCGCTGGGAGCTCATTGGCTGCTGGGAGCCCCGCGCCGCTGACGTCGGTTCGGCGGGGAAACAAATTCGGGCGGGAAAGCGCCGGGCTTCAAATTTGAATCGACGGGGCGGGACAGAACAGGACACGCCCCGGTCTGGGGCCGCCCCCCCCCCCGATCGAGCACGCCCCTCCCGGGCTGTCCGCGCCCCCAAGCGCTACGCCCGTCTAGGGCGGGTTCGCGTCCGTAC
This region includes:
- the MXD3 gene encoding max dimerization protein 3 isoform X1, coding for MEPAATSIQVLLQAAEFLERLEPRYPPGTRYPPGLAEAEHGYASLCPARSRRTVGSDRRAQLRCCLERLKQQVPVGGGPARPTTLSLLHRARLHIQRLEEQELRARKAKDRLRDRQRSLQRRLEQLLSPIGGERARADSLDSSQLSEHSEGEDAEIDVDGVVFGGDLLPSFGTGRDHSYSSPAS
- the MXD3 gene encoding max dimerization protein 3 isoform X3, whose translation is MEPAATSIQVLLQAAEFLERLEPRYPPGTRYPPGLAEAEHGYASLCPARSRRTVGSDRSVHNALEKHRRAQLRCCLERLKQQVPVGGGPARPTTLSLLHRARLHIQRLEEQELRARKAKDRLRDRQRSLQRRLEQLLSPIGGERARADSLDSSQLSEHSEGEDAEIDVDGVVFGGDLLPSFGTGRDHSYSSPAS
- the MXD3 gene encoding max dimerization protein 3 isoform X2, which encodes MEPAATSIQVLLQAAEFLERLEPRYPPGTRYPPGLAEAEHGYASLCPARSRRTVGSDRSVHNALEKHRYPGGAAGKGGGSVSGADRCVPPPAPPGRRRAQLRCCLERLKQQVPVGGGPARPTTLSLLHRARLHIQRLEEQELRARKAKDRLRDRQRSLQRRLEQLLSPIGGERARADSLDSSQLSEHSEGEDAEIDVDGVVFGGDLLPSFGTGRDHSYSSPAS